A region of Burkholderia lata DNA encodes the following proteins:
- a CDS encoding ABC transporter permease subunit produces MNRANRILSACVLGAGFLFLYIPIVSLVVYSFNASKLVTVWSGFSLKWYGALLHDDELLTAAWLSLKIALLTATASVAIGTWAGFVLARMGRFRGFTLYAAMINAPLVIPEVIQGISLLLLFVAMQQTFGWPAGRGWLTIWIGHVMLCLSFVAVIVQSRVKELDRSIEEAALDLGARPWKVFFVITLPLIAQALVSGWLLAFTVSIDDVILSAFLSGPGSTTLPLVVFSRVRMGLNPEMNALATVFITVVTIGVVVVNRAMLARERRQARDTRMWHAASSAEVSGSPASPSAIPPARAPAAPPLHDRIPHPTK; encoded by the coding sequence ATGAACCGCGCGAATCGCATCCTGTCCGCGTGCGTGCTGGGCGCGGGCTTCCTGTTCCTGTACATCCCGATCGTCAGCCTGGTCGTCTACTCGTTCAACGCGTCGAAGCTGGTGACGGTGTGGTCGGGTTTCTCGCTGAAGTGGTACGGCGCGCTGCTGCACGACGACGAACTGCTCACGGCCGCATGGCTGTCGCTGAAGATCGCGCTGCTGACGGCCACTGCGTCGGTCGCGATCGGCACCTGGGCCGGCTTCGTGCTGGCCCGCATGGGGCGCTTTCGCGGCTTCACGCTGTATGCCGCGATGATCAACGCGCCGCTCGTGATTCCGGAAGTGATCCAGGGCATCTCGCTGCTGCTGCTGTTCGTCGCGATGCAGCAGACCTTCGGCTGGCCGGCCGGGCGCGGCTGGCTGACGATCTGGATCGGCCACGTGATGCTGTGCCTGTCGTTCGTCGCGGTGATCGTGCAGTCGCGCGTGAAGGAGCTCGATCGCTCGATCGAGGAAGCCGCGCTCGATCTCGGCGCGCGGCCGTGGAAGGTGTTCTTCGTGATCACGCTGCCGCTGATCGCGCAGGCGCTGGTGTCCGGCTGGCTGCTCGCGTTCACGGTGTCGATCGACGACGTGATCCTGTCCGCGTTCCTGTCGGGCCCCGGATCGACGACGCTGCCGCTGGTCGTGTTCTCCCGCGTGCGGATGGGGCTCAACCCGGAAATGAATGCGCTCGCCACGGTGTTCATCACCGTCGTGACGATCGGCGTCGTCGTCGTGAACCGCGCGATGCTGGCCCGCGAGCGGCGGCAGGCGCGCGACACGCGGATGTGGCACGCGGCGTCCTCGGCCGAGGTATCCGGCTCCCCCGCGTCGCCGTCCGCCATCCCACCCGCGCGCGCGCCTGCCGCGCCGCCGCTGCACGACCGCATCCCGCATCCCACGAAGTGA
- a CDS encoding ABC transporter permease subunit: MRTSATTPSAPVSSGAASTGTGRARPGRFAMLSRFVPSGRTVAIGVPFLWLVIFFALPFVLVLKISFADQMLGIPPYTALARMEAGTVQVVLSLKHYALLLQDDLYLNTYVSSLKMAAASTLMCLLAGYPIAYFIARSAPARRNLLMMAVMLPFWTSFLIRVYAWVGIMKDDGLLNHALAALGVIATPLRLYHTDAGVYIGMVYSYLPFMVMPLYAHLVKMDLTLLEAANDLGATPWSAFWRITLPLSRNGIVAGSLLVFIPAVGEYVIPELLGGANTLMLGRVMWDEFFNNMDWPMASAVTVTMVLLLLVPMALLHYSQTEAEAKP, from the coding sequence ATGAGAACCTCCGCTACCACTCCGTCCGCGCCGGTATCGTCCGGTGCCGCAAGCACCGGCACCGGTCGCGCCCGCCCGGGACGCTTCGCGATGTTGTCGCGCTTCGTGCCTTCGGGCCGCACCGTCGCGATCGGCGTGCCGTTCCTGTGGCTCGTGATCTTTTTCGCGCTGCCATTCGTGCTGGTGCTGAAGATCAGCTTCGCCGACCAGATGCTCGGCATCCCGCCGTACACCGCGCTCGCGCGGATGGAGGCGGGCACCGTGCAGGTCGTGCTGTCGCTGAAACATTACGCGCTGCTGCTGCAGGACGACCTGTACCTGAACACCTACGTCAGCTCGCTGAAGATGGCCGCGGCATCGACGCTGATGTGCCTGCTGGCCGGCTACCCGATCGCGTATTTCATTGCGCGCTCGGCGCCGGCCCGCCGCAACCTGCTGATGATGGCCGTGATGCTGCCGTTCTGGACGTCGTTCCTGATCCGCGTCTATGCGTGGGTCGGGATCATGAAGGATGACGGGTTGCTGAACCACGCGCTGGCGGCGCTCGGCGTGATCGCGACACCGCTGCGCCTGTATCACACCGACGCGGGCGTCTACATCGGGATGGTCTATTCGTATCTGCCGTTCATGGTGATGCCGCTGTATGCACACCTCGTGAAGATGGACCTCACGTTGCTCGAGGCCGCGAACGATCTCGGCGCGACGCCGTGGTCCGCGTTCTGGCGCATCACGCTGCCGCTGTCGAGGAACGGCATCGTCGCGGGCAGTCTGCTCGTGTTCATCCCCGCGGTTGGCGAATACGTGATCCCCGAGCTGCTCGGCGGTGCGAACACGCTGATGCTCGGCCGCGTGATGTGGGACGAGTTCTTCAACAACATGGACTGGCCGATGGCGTCCGCGGTGACGGTGACGATGGTGCTGCTGCTGCTCGTGCCGATGGCGCTGCTCCATTACAGCCAGACCGAAGCGGAGGCCAAACCATGA
- a CDS encoding polyamine ABC transporter substrate-binding protein — MRIRIRRQPALRAARVTSAALAVAASLSVHAGDTNLNVYNWSEYVAKDTVPTFEKQSGIKVRYDSYDSDDTLQTKLLAGSSGYDIVVPTSNYLAQQIQAGVYQKLDKSKLPNLANLDPVLMKMVAKADPGNQYGVPWAWGTTGIGYNVEAVRKRLGDAAPTDSWALLFDPANAAKLKGCGISLLDAPDAAFAAALQYMGKDPESKNPADYQAAYDVLKKIRPYVTQFSSAGYADDLANNDVCVVLGWSGDVGIARRRTLDAKRSYEIRYVNPKEGGLLWFDVMAIPKDAPHPEAALKWINYIEDPKTNAAITNEIFYPSANKAARTFVTPAIVQDPSIYLSDATIAKTSLAMPRSADIARMQNRLWLQLKSGG; from the coding sequence ATGCGTATCCGTATCCGTCGTCAACCGGCGTTGCGCGCCGCGCGCGTCACGTCGGCGGCGCTGGCCGTCGCGGCCAGCCTGTCCGTCCATGCCGGCGACACCAACCTGAACGTGTACAACTGGTCGGAGTATGTCGCGAAGGACACGGTCCCCACCTTCGAGAAGCAGTCGGGCATCAAGGTGCGCTACGACAGCTACGACAGCGACGATACGCTGCAGACGAAGCTGCTCGCGGGCAGTTCGGGCTACGACATCGTCGTGCCGACGTCGAACTATCTCGCGCAGCAGATCCAGGCCGGTGTGTACCAGAAGCTCGACAAGTCGAAGCTGCCGAATCTCGCGAACCTCGACCCGGTGCTGATGAAGATGGTCGCGAAGGCCGACCCGGGCAACCAGTACGGCGTGCCGTGGGCGTGGGGCACGACGGGGATCGGCTACAACGTCGAGGCGGTCCGGAAGCGGCTCGGCGACGCCGCACCGACCGACAGCTGGGCGCTGCTGTTCGACCCGGCGAACGCGGCGAAGCTGAAAGGCTGCGGCATCTCGCTGCTCGACGCACCGGACGCCGCGTTCGCGGCGGCGCTGCAGTACATGGGCAAGGACCCGGAGAGCAAGAACCCGGCCGACTACCAGGCTGCCTACGACGTGCTGAAGAAGATCCGCCCGTACGTCACGCAGTTCAGCTCGGCCGGCTATGCGGACGACCTGGCGAACAACGACGTGTGCGTCGTGCTCGGCTGGTCCGGCGACGTCGGCATCGCGCGGCGGCGCACGCTGGATGCGAAGCGTTCGTACGAGATCCGCTACGTGAACCCGAAGGAAGGTGGCCTGCTGTGGTTCGACGTGATGGCGATCCCGAAGGATGCGCCGCATCCGGAAGCCGCGCTGAAGTGGATCAACTACATCGAGGACCCGAAGACCAACGCGGCGATCACGAACGAGATTTTCTACCCGAGCGCCAACAAGGCTGCCCGTACGTTCGTGACGCCGGCGATCGTGCAAGACCCGAGCATCTACCTGTCCGACGCGACGATCGCGAAGACGTCGCTCGCGATGCCGCGCAGCGCCGACATCGCGCGGATGCAGAACCGTCTGTGGCTGCAGTTGAAGTCGGGCGGTTGA
- a CDS encoding helix-turn-helix transcriptional regulator gives MSAALPAPDLPLSHVAFVTETLGDIAQAVGTPQFMRAVYDTLVRYVDFDAVHLDYERSASSGQRSVGWIGSFGREPELVAQVMRHYYRSYASDDATYAAIETENDVQLLQVSSQRVASELRHLFFDAGDIHDECVIAGVTGGTRYSISIARSRRLPPFSLKELSLLKQLSQVVLPLASAHKRLLGAISADDTPRDELDLDLVAQWLPEWQERLTAREMHVCASFIQGMTSAAIAQSMGLKTSTVDTYAKRAFAKLGVDSRRQLMTLVLRNASRRHDA, from the coding sequence ATGAGCGCTGCGCTGCCCGCCCCCGATCTCCCGTTGAGCCACGTCGCGTTCGTGACCGAAACGCTGGGCGACATCGCACAAGCCGTCGGCACGCCGCAGTTCATGCGCGCCGTCTACGACACGCTCGTGCGCTACGTCGATTTCGACGCCGTGCATCTCGACTACGAGCGCAGTGCGTCTTCCGGCCAGCGCAGCGTCGGCTGGATCGGCAGTTTCGGCCGCGAGCCCGAGCTGGTCGCGCAGGTGATGCGCCACTACTACCGCAGCTACGCGAGCGACGATGCAACGTACGCGGCGATCGAAACCGAAAACGACGTGCAACTGCTGCAGGTGTCCTCGCAGCGCGTGGCGAGCGAGCTGCGCCATCTGTTCTTCGATGCCGGCGACATCCACGACGAATGCGTGATCGCCGGCGTGACGGGCGGCACGCGCTACTCGATCTCGATCGCGCGTTCGCGGCGGCTGCCGCCGTTTTCGCTGAAGGAGCTGAGCCTGCTGAAGCAGCTCTCGCAAGTCGTGCTGCCGCTGGCATCCGCGCACAAGCGCCTGCTCGGCGCGATCTCGGCGGACGACACGCCACGCGACGAACTCGATCTCGACCTCGTCGCGCAATGGCTGCCGGAATGGCAGGAACGCCTGACCGCGCGCGAGATGCACGTCTGCGCGTCGTTCATCCAGGGCATGACGTCGGCGGCCATCGCGCAATCGATGGGGCTCAAGACGTCCACCGTCGACACGTACGCGAAGCGCGCGTTCGCGAAGCTCGGCGTCGATTCGCGCCGGCAACTGATGACGCTCGTGCTGAGAAACGCATCGCGGCGGCACGACGCCTAG
- a CDS encoding porin: MKQVRSLALLALPAALYAAGAHAQSSVTLYGIADAGIAYVHNAQNANGSNASSLVKFSSGNLSGSRWGLRGTEDLGGGLAALFQLENGFNIGTGALGQGSREFGRKAVVGLSSSTYGTVTLGRQYDPVVDLVQGLTQDNYFGGVFATPGDLDNYDNSLRVSNSVKYTSPLISGFQFEGLYGFGGVAGATGSGRTYSFGASYANGPLSLGAGFFYANGGSTVANGVRNWSSSSDTLFNTVINQGFSSAKSIQIVRVAGQYVAGPATFGLAYSNTQYGADTLSAFSQNAKFNNGSAFFNWQFSPALRAGVGYNYTSLTGPSSAHYNQVNLGADYALSKRTDLYALFGYQKASGNTLNANGAVVKAAASVGSYGVNSGTDTQELAIVGIRHKF; encoded by the coding sequence ATGAAACAGGTCCGTTCACTCGCACTGCTCGCGCTACCGGCCGCGCTCTACGCCGCCGGCGCGCACGCACAAAGCAGCGTCACGCTGTACGGCATCGCCGATGCGGGCATCGCGTACGTGCACAACGCGCAGAACGCGAACGGCAGCAATGCGTCGAGCCTCGTCAAGTTCAGCAGCGGCAACCTGTCGGGTAGCCGCTGGGGGCTGCGCGGCACCGAGGATCTCGGCGGCGGCCTGGCCGCGCTGTTCCAGCTCGAGAACGGCTTCAACATCGGCACGGGCGCACTCGGCCAGGGCTCGCGCGAATTCGGCCGCAAGGCCGTCGTCGGCCTCTCGAGCAGCACGTACGGCACCGTGACGCTCGGCCGCCAGTACGATCCGGTCGTCGATCTCGTGCAAGGCCTCACGCAGGACAACTACTTCGGCGGCGTGTTCGCGACGCCGGGCGACCTCGACAACTACGACAACAGCCTGCGCGTCAGCAACTCGGTGAAGTACACGAGCCCGCTGATCTCGGGCTTCCAGTTCGAAGGCCTGTACGGCTTCGGCGGCGTCGCGGGCGCCACCGGCAGCGGCCGCACGTACAGCTTCGGCGCAAGCTACGCGAACGGCCCGCTGTCGCTCGGTGCCGGCTTCTTCTATGCGAACGGCGGCTCCACCGTCGCGAACGGCGTGCGCAACTGGTCGAGCAGCTCGGACACGCTGTTCAACACCGTGATCAACCAGGGCTTCTCGAGCGCGAAGTCGATCCAGATCGTGCGCGTGGCCGGCCAGTACGTGGCCGGGCCCGCCACCTTCGGCCTCGCGTATTCGAACACGCAGTACGGCGCGGACACGCTGTCGGCATTCAGCCAGAACGCGAAGTTCAACAACGGCTCGGCGTTCTTCAACTGGCAGTTCTCGCCGGCGCTGCGCGCGGGCGTCGGCTACAACTACACGTCGCTGACGGGCCCGTCTTCCGCGCACTACAACCAGGTCAACCTCGGCGCGGACTACGCGCTGTCGAAACGCACCGACCTGTATGCGCTGTTCGGCTACCAGAAGGCGAGCGGCAACACGCTCAACGCGAACGGCGCGGTCGTGAAGGCCGCCGCGTCGGTCGGCTCGTACGGCGTGAACTCCGGCACCGATACGCAGGAACTCGCGATCGTCGGGATTCGCCACAAGTTCTGA
- a CDS encoding glutathione S-transferase family protein, whose product MLTVWGRRNAFNVQKVMWLVDELALAHRHVPAGGQFGVLDTPAFLAMNPHGRVPLIDDGGTVVWESHSILRYLAARYGRPGFWHDDPAEQSRADRWMDWSQTTLQPTFLNGVFRGYFRTPPEQRDTARVEQSIAQCAQHFQALDAALAGQPFLAGDSITLADIAAGTHLYRYFELDIARPDIPHVQAWYERLKTRPAYRTHVMIPFDDLRGRLD is encoded by the coding sequence ATGCTGACCGTTTGGGGGCGCCGCAATGCATTCAACGTCCAGAAGGTGATGTGGCTCGTCGACGAGCTCGCGCTCGCGCATCGGCACGTGCCGGCCGGCGGGCAGTTCGGCGTGCTCGACACACCGGCTTTTCTCGCGATGAACCCGCACGGGCGCGTGCCGCTGATCGACGACGGCGGCACGGTCGTCTGGGAATCGCACAGCATCCTGCGCTACCTCGCCGCGCGTTACGGGCGCCCCGGCTTCTGGCACGACGACCCGGCCGAACAGTCGCGCGCCGACCGCTGGATGGACTGGTCGCAAACCACGCTGCAGCCGACGTTCCTGAACGGCGTGTTCCGGGGCTACTTCCGGACGCCGCCCGAGCAGCGCGACACGGCGCGCGTCGAGCAAAGCATCGCGCAGTGCGCGCAGCACTTCCAGGCGCTCGATGCGGCGCTGGCCGGGCAGCCGTTTCTCGCGGGCGATTCAATCACACTCGCCGACATCGCGGCCGGCACGCACCTGTATCGCTACTTCGAACTCGACATCGCACGGCCGGACATCCCGCACGTGCAAGCGTGGTACGAACGGCTGAAAACGCGGCCCGCGTATCGCACGCACGTGATGATTCCGTTCGACGACTTGCGCGGGCGGCTCGACTAG
- a CDS encoding LysR substrate-binding domain-containing protein, whose translation MTMTHSSSRRPADASTRAKRAPAGSPAAVPVPGSRPPLASLETVCTVAREGSFLAAADVSGVTHGAISRRVAAVENWLGLRLFERHARGVRLTPDGQRFVGRIEQAFAIIDSAADQWRSPRAPRLVRMSVVPAFAQLWLFERQHALESEAPALRIELGIDLRNVDIAGGEADLSVRYGRGNWRQLETRAFMQERLYPVAHPRLAAQLAKERRRRGDAALLDLPLLHDSDVTGWRTWFDALGVPFKPRAQDRRFEDYNLVLAAAEAGLGVALARVPLADTYLKRSELVRVSRHEVDSVLRYYFVHAKGENRPEVLALMERMRAAVGAGG comes from the coding sequence ATGACTATGACTCACAGCTCGAGCCGGCGGCCGGCCGATGCATCAACCCGCGCAAAGCGCGCACCAGCGGGGTCGCCCGCCGCCGTGCCGGTGCCGGGTTCGCGGCCGCCGCTCGCGAGCCTCGAGACGGTGTGCACGGTCGCGCGCGAGGGTTCGTTCCTGGCTGCGGCCGACGTCTCCGGCGTGACGCATGGCGCGATCAGCCGGCGGGTGGCCGCTGTCGAAAACTGGCTCGGCCTGAGGTTGTTCGAGCGTCATGCGCGCGGCGTGCGTCTCACGCCGGACGGCCAGCGCTTCGTCGGCCGGATCGAGCAGGCGTTCGCGATCATCGACAGTGCGGCCGATCAGTGGCGCTCGCCGCGTGCGCCGCGGCTGGTCAGGATGAGCGTGGTGCCTGCCTTCGCGCAGCTCTGGCTGTTCGAGCGCCAGCATGCGCTCGAGAGCGAGGCGCCCGCATTGCGGATCGAACTCGGCATCGATCTGCGCAACGTGGATATCGCCGGTGGCGAAGCGGACCTGTCGGTCCGGTACGGGCGCGGCAACTGGCGTCAGCTCGAAACCCGCGCGTTCATGCAGGAGCGGCTCTATCCGGTCGCGCATCCGCGGCTCGCCGCGCAACTGGCGAAGGAGCGCCGCCGGCGCGGCGATGCCGCGTTGCTCGACCTGCCGTTGCTGCACGATTCCGATGTGACCGGCTGGCGCACGTGGTTCGATGCATTGGGCGTGCCGTTCAAGCCGCGCGCGCAGGATCGCCGTTTCGAGGATTACAACCTCGTGCTGGCGGCCGCCGAGGCCGGCCTCGGCGTGGCGCTGGCACGGGTACCGCTCGCCGACACCTATCTCAAGCGCAGCGAACTCGTGCGCGTGAGCCGGCACGAGGTCGATTCGGTGCTCAGGTATTACTTCGTGCACGCGAAGGGGGAGAATCGGCCTGAGGTGCTGGCGTTGATGGAGCGGATGCGGGCGGCGGTGGGGGCTGGCGGCTAG
- a CDS encoding DMT family transporter, with translation MNTLSTPSSRHARQPLIAAGAVAFTIVSWASAFPFIRIGLHGLTPLQLAAARFATAAVLIVAWLIAKRPRVPTRGDALRFLLCGFLGIALYNALLNTGEQTVSAGAASFIVNTLPIFTALLAAVFLGERFNRWGWLGSLVSLAGIAVIARGQPGSLVLGAGSTLILGAALCSASYFVLQRRLIPVYGALACTAYTLLAGALLLAPWLPGALVALGSGSRDTTLAVLTLGIFPAALGYATWTFALGYFGAARAANFLYLTPAVATVLSMALTGERPGIETVCGGLLAIAGVIFVALRGRS, from the coding sequence ATGAACACGCTCTCCACCCCGTCGTCGCGCCATGCGCGACAGCCGCTGATCGCGGCCGGCGCGGTCGCCTTCACGATCGTTTCGTGGGCGTCCGCTTTCCCGTTCATCCGGATCGGCCTGCATGGCCTGACACCGCTGCAACTCGCGGCGGCGCGCTTCGCGACCGCGGCCGTGCTGATCGTCGCGTGGCTGATCGCGAAGCGGCCGCGCGTGCCGACACGCGGCGACGCGCTGCGCTTCCTGCTGTGCGGCTTTCTCGGCATCGCGCTCTACAACGCGCTGCTCAATACCGGCGAGCAGACGGTATCCGCCGGCGCGGCGAGCTTCATCGTGAACACGCTGCCGATCTTCACGGCGCTGCTGGCCGCCGTGTTTCTTGGCGAGCGCTTCAATCGCTGGGGCTGGCTCGGCTCGCTGGTCAGCCTCGCCGGCATCGCGGTGATCGCGCGCGGGCAACCGGGCAGCCTCGTCCTCGGCGCGGGCAGCACGCTGATTCTCGGCGCGGCCCTGTGTTCGGCCAGCTATTTCGTGCTGCAACGGCGGCTGATTCCGGTGTACGGCGCGCTGGCCTGCACCGCGTACACGCTGCTGGCTGGCGCACTGCTGCTCGCACCGTGGCTGCCGGGCGCACTCGTGGCGCTGGGCAGCGGGTCGCGCGACACGACGCTGGCCGTGCTGACGCTCGGCATCTTCCCCGCCGCGCTCGGTTACGCGACCTGGACTTTCGCACTCGGCTACTTCGGCGCGGCGCGCGCCGCCAACTTCCTCTACCTGACGCCGGCGGTCGCGACGGTCCTGTCGATGGCGCTGACGGGCGAGCGGCCCGGTATCGAGACGGTGTGCGGCGGCCTGCTGGCGATTGCCGGCGTGATCTTCGTCGCGTTGCGCGGACGTTCGTAG